The DNA segment AATCAACTTGATCTGTAGTctgttaaaaaacaataaataacagtAAACGTTCTAGGTTTGTTGTATATAAGTGTGTATAACAGAAGCATTTGTTATACTGTCTTATTATTTATATTGAAAACTGTGTAACAGTAATTAAATCATTGATGATCCTCATAAAAGCAGAAGTGTTGTGTCGGATGATGTCAGTTATCATTGTGGTCCTAAAATGGATGTTTCTTTAAGCTAGcctaattattttatttcattttattattattttgtaataattgaATTTTGACCTGGACATGTTTTCCTGAGACTCTAAGAGAGAAATATTATgacaaaatactgtatgttatcaGTTTAAAGGTCCGGTGTGGAGGTTTTTAGAGGGTCTagggacagaaatgcaatatatccATAACTAtatgttcagaggtgtataaagaccttacgtaatgaagcgttatgttttcataatcttggaatgaactatttctgtctacatacaccgcgggtcccctcacatgttgtttctacagcagccctaaacacacaaactgctcttacataaaaacatcatctccttctgcaaagacaTGAAAACATGACGTCATCTTAGTTCtgcgtcagccaccgtagtgctttgataGGGACGGGGGGTGGAAACttttcgaagctgctagcgtctgtttgacattataatcctatgaagtaaaccgtgttttcaaaaaacatccTGAGCGCCTTTTTAAACGCCTGCGctggcgtctttttctgcagctcagggcgtctttttaagttgaaaaaagttcaacttttctgaaaaaaacgcCCAACGTCATGCTCCTTTTctcagctaaccaatgacaagcgagtagcTAGACCTgccgtttccataacaacatgcgaggaaggtgattggtcgagcaggatccttctctaaaaaataaaatggcggccgaagcgctgctttgaacatatttttatatgaattaaagtttatttttcacctttaataacgtttgattgcatttctagcgagaaattagtactgtagttttaaaatatgtggtttttgcaaagacggtctctgtttataattcaaatagactttaCCTATTTGCAAGGTGACagcttctttgtttgacaaatatgcattttaatgaaaacagaaaacacgcATGCTAcgatgttttttattgtgcgatCTGTGATGTCGGATGGGGTGGAAGACGCGCACTGGGTCACAGCTCGAGGTTGTCTGGCAGGTTCCAGGCCGGTTGGTGGGGGCTGAAGACCACTGGTCCTGCCGCTCacagatctgaaagagaaaaaataaatgaagcgaacataaaactgtgtgtgcttgatttaagcagcctgaaatgcatagaaacatgcatctgtctccTCCGCCACAAACCATCTTTTcaactgtataaaaacatttacatataaacattattctATAATTGCGCCCTAAAATTATCAGTAAATTATATCTACAttcgtttttacattaacacattaatgtaACTTTAACAAGGTTTTTCAAGACTAAAGTCAGATTAGTACTTTCAATACTGccagtgtaaaaataatagtgaaacactaataataaaataaagtatttgcaagacataaatatccaataaaaaatacaaacctctGCTGGAGTTCGGTTCACTACACCGACCGCAGCGATCTTTTTCCAAACTGTTTTTTTACTTCCTTTGAATCCGCTTTTCAAGGTTAAACTTTCATTTCTAAATCGGAAAAGCTCCTCTTTTTGGCCGGATTATGTTTCTCCATGTCGCGAAATCTAGGGGTGAGGCGTCTACACCCTGAATTTATAGGGGCGTGATATTTAAATTACGACCGATTTATCAAGATACGATCATTCGTACATAtgaatgtttgatgaatcacacCTAAACCCTGTCGTAAGACGATTTCTGCGCACGGATCTGCGCTGGTTTCTGCgttagattgataaatgaggcccaatgaCTTTAGCTCGTGTTTTCATTTGACAtttactgtgcgttcagactgCCGCCGTCGAGAGTGTaaaagtggccggaagtcattcattttcaatgtgagccggtgttctgccaatttatgcatccctatcaaattttgctacctccatacaaaacaggactaacccctcccccaacccaacccttacacctacataacccctcccccaacccaatcacaacacgagggtagcacaaatttatgggtagcataaattggcagaacaccggcagcgagcagcggcgcgtcttggccgttgagggcgtcaaggagagttgaaatcaggtcaactttatggtaatgagctctGACGCAGTTCGGCGGCATccaatcggaacgtagaagtccaccgcttgagaggattccagagaacgcagcctgtcggtacacgatccgggatgcctgcacgatccgttctgcgcatgcgcacaatgacgtagtaaacaacgtcacggtttccctacactattggtatcaagcatgcgatgaaacacttgacggccagacggcacaactggcggcatatttttgtaggctacattgtgtttttcatttaacagttcatggcgggtctattttgatgtttttaaatgtagcttacgctatgcattacgatgtgtttacgtggttgccaatccaaaataataaaggagttgttacatgaacatacacgattttggttacatgtggaataaagtctgagtcttgagagtctgtcactgcaaaccttcagtttcctccatactcccctttgcgattcattgctgcatggcattaggcctacttaacttgccgtgtttcgatctgaggtcagtagtattgctaatattagttaactttaaatcgagtcattttgtattagtatgggtctatatataggctaatatatctactatataatctaaatgaggaataatcccttcaatggtgtttacagaacacaacaaggaacataatatgcatttctgcctagactatctgcacttacatgaagaaagaactacaaacaagtctggggaaacgttacagagtatttcaacgcatagtgtgcacacagaagtgacatgagaccagaggtggacagtagtgaaagtcgcggtacaaaggtgctcaagcgtggaacagatcatgcagtgtcgtcgctaaacagaattatctactacgtcattatgcgcatgcgcggacggatcgtgcaggcatcccgtaAACTTTGGTCTACGTCAGAGCGCCAGAGCGTCCACgaatctttctacagcgttgttggcagggcggccagagcactttttgacgctctcgacggcggcggtgtgaacgcacagttaCAGCATATAAACTGCATGTTTCACAGCAGTGTTCTCATGTGTGTGTCGATGTGTTggcacacacactacatttacATGCACATTCCAGGGTTCCTACATGTTTTGGAAAAGtatggatttttattttattgttttccagGTCTGGATTAgtatggaaaaaagaaaattatgagTTTCCAGACTATTGCCCCATTTggttttcttaaatgtaaaataaaaaaattctgataataaatgtatttttatgaagtTTGGAGCATGTTTCGAGCGCTGTCAAAAGATTGGCGCTAGATTGTATTTCAATCtggtaatatttgtataaaaatatcaattgacCATGTTTACTCATCACTGATAAACATAAGACAGACATGGTTTTAGCTGTTGTTATCTTATTTGCGCTCCAATTGTTCTAAAATGCACATATGTAGctcaagaaaatgttttttttgggggACAAACTCCGTTTTTGGACTGACGTAATTCTAAAATCCTGCGTACAGCCCGGATTGAACGTCGTCAAATTTTGAAAGAAGCCAGGTTAATGGACTTCATGTtcattaagtaagggataatcagaatcagaagagctttattgcaagtgtgcttgcacacacaaggaattttctttggtgttggaagcttctagtacagacattcaacacaatgacaatacaatataatacgatttacagtctaaaagattctaaatgtgcatatataaaataaagactattttacagaaaatgggggatgataacatataagagacattgtacagggtagtatagagtagaatatacatatgaacagattgtatgtacacttgtgcaaatggataatgtagtaagtagaggtagtgttatatacatgtatacataagatgtagatataataaggcacagtagtgcacactataggagtagtggaagtggaatattgctcttaaggagcagttatctgtttaggagggagataatccacagctagccgtgcgttaaagggttttaatgcgcGACGTGGAgtccaagaaccacccgacgcgaagtgGAGGCCTCTGCGAAGTGCATTCAAATCCTCACACAAAGATCATGGTTTGTGCTGTAtattatagcaaataatcaCACTAATCACACTTCCATGTAAACGGGAGCAACGTCGCGTTCTCATGTTATATAAACATGTTACTGCGATTAAGTCCTTACTctgattattggaaataatcgcATTATTGATGCGCATGTAAACGAAGTCAGTGATGGAGGTTCATGGTCGCTCATCTGCTCAAATCCTCTTGATCGCCTGTAAAAACATATAGTGTGAGAAGAGTGCTGTAATATCACTGGATGAATTCATGTTATGTTAATGACTCACTGACTGCTGCTCATCTCATGATACAGACTCAGAATCAACAAGAAACACCAGCTTCAGCTCATTAATGGCTCTTTGTGTCCTGTGGAGAGACCTGTAGCACAcgcacactctcacacacacacactctcacacacgcacactctcacacacgcacactctcacacacactcactctcacacacgcacactctcacacacgcacactctcacacacgcacactctcacacacacacactctcacacacgcacactctcaCACACNNNNNNNNNNNNNNNNNNNNNNNNNNNNNNNNNNNNNNNNNNNNNNNNNNNNNNNNNNNNNNNNNNNNNNNNNNNNNNNNNNNNNNNNNNNNNNctgtgtgtgtgtgtgtgtgagtgcatgtgtggtgtgtgtgcctcgtgtgtgtggtgtgtgcaaAGTGCatcgtgtgcgtgtgtgtgcgctgtgtgtgtgcttgGTGAGGCAgtgtgtgtgctgggtgtgtttggtggttgagtgtttgtgtgtgttgtgtgtgtgtgtgtgtgtgtgtgtgttcatgtttgtatatcccggtggggacctaaacctgaatacacaccaacacatggggactcgtgtcaccgtggggacaaaattgaggtcctcatgggcaaaaagctaataaattgtacagaacaatattttttacaaatctaaaaatgcaaaaagtgttctatgatctttaggtttagggatagggttagggataggggatagaatatacagtttgtacagtataaaaacattacgcctatggactgtccccacggggatagtcaaccaaagctgtgtgtgtgtgtgtgtgtgtgtgtgtgtgtgtgtgtgtgtgtgtgtgtgtgtgtgtgtgtgtgtgtgtgtgtgcacacacacgcacacatgcactcacacacacacacacaggcacacacacgcacacatgcactcacacacacacacacacacacaggcacacacacgcacacatgcactcaCGCACACGCACTGAcgcacacgcactcacacagacacacactcacacagacacacactcacgcGTCACTCACCGGCCGTACGGCATGATGCTGATGCTGATGCTGATGCTGATGaagatgtgtttgtgtagttgtgcTGGAGTTGAGTGGGTCAATGTCATGACTGTGACCTCTCACCACTCTTATattgcagtggtgtaaagtattggagtaaatgtacttagttactttacttaagtatctttttggctactttgtagttgtactgagtattaaagatataagcaacttttactctctacttgactacattttttcacaagtatatgtactctttactccactacatgtGTAATTACCAATGCAATAACACATTACATtctgcatggcacctatcttattttgcagcagtttatttctgcTACAGAAGAAGCAATATTGCCTTTCACATAGCATTGATATATACTATATGTTGTGCATTTTTGCCCCTACTTGctgaaacttgtcaacatggcttctttatgcgAATGCGggtgcattatcaggtagttgacatcgctggtgttttatgtgggaagaggaCACGACTGCAGCCggcgatgaggccaaaaccagcatgtccagtgcaaaaaggctttgacttttgtaattttttacttaacattattttatgtatgcgttttattgaagagacctttttgaaggatatTGGTTTCATGAGCATTTGAGCTTaactgagacttgggtgtttgtaatagatgtaggttatggtgtcgaccttgatttttttgcaattttgaggtgttcagtttgatgcgattgctctcctcgcgaatcgactgtttcttgtttttcactgacgtgtctcttaagtgttgaggactagtgctgcttagagcctacattcagtatgagtaaaatactcgagtactgttaaaatcagatactcgaagacttttactgaagatattttggaattggtgacttgtaacttgtaatggagtcattttcactgcaaggtatctgtacttttactcaagtatggttttcaggtactctttacacctctgttaTATTGTGACTGGAGGCTCTGACTGTCTGGTCCGTGTTATAGGATTCTGTGTCTGTGATTATTTGACAGGAGCATCTGATGAAGCGGAAAGGTCAAAAGATGTTTTCCATTCTGAGCACATTTGCATGAGAGACTTTCACATGTTTCAGCGCTTCAGATTCTTCCTCTGTTTGACCTTGACTCTTCCTCTGATGAAATGTCTCCGTGTGACTCCTCGGGACTTTATTTAGTGCTTACCTCAGCCTTGTTATCTAAGCAGTGGAGCAGAATAAGTGTTTCATGTGATCTAAGAAAAGAAACCTGATTCGATCTGTCAAGGAATCTTACCTtcagcatttatttaaaaagggaAACACGGCTCATATAAGCTGATCCGATGCGGAGTTATTTCGATCTATGTGTTGGTCACTTCCACATCCAAACATCATGGGTTTTATGTGTAAACGTGGAAAATCGCTTAAGAAATCTGAGTGAATTGCATGAAATTTGTGTGGATGTTCTGTGCTTGTAAATGAATTCTTCTGTGTCTCTTGTGTGTTTCAGATGTTCTGTGGACTGACGCTCACGCTCTGAGTGATCTCCGTCCCTGAGCCATTCCCTTTCCCACGTCCCACGAGACGCCTCGTCGCTAACACGCCGCCGGTCACCGTTCCGATTCGCTGGCTTCCCGTCCGTCTCTTGCTGTCCATCTCCATGGCCACCTTTCTGAGCTCCGTGCTCCTGCTGGTGCTGCGCACGTACGCCGCTCCTCCAGAATACATCCAGGTGTGGCCGGGCGGGTGGACGCCGGGCCCGGGAGAGGCCGGAAACGAAACGGTCACCCCTTCTCTGGTGCCGCCGCCGGGAACTGCTAACCACGCTCCTCACAGCATCATCATTGGCGTCCGGAAGGGAGGCACTCGAGCGCTGCTGGAGATGCTGGACATTCACCCTGAGGTTGCGGCGGCCGCCACCGAGGTTCACTTCTTTGACTGGGACGAGAACTACGTCAAGGGTTTGGAGTGGTACCAGGAGCAGATGCCCTACTCGTACCCTCATCAGATCACGGTGGAGAAGACGCCGGGGTACTTCACGTCTCCGGCGGCCCCCGCGCGCATCCGCGCCATGAACCCGTCCATCAAACTCCTGCTGATCCTGAGAGATCCCACCGAGAGGGTCGTCTCCGACTACACGCAGGTTTACTTCAACCGGCTGGAGAACCGCAAGCCCGTGCAGGCCATCGAGCGCATGCTGGTGAAGAACGGCGCACTAAACACGCGCTACAAAGCCATCCAGCGCAGTCTGTATGACGTGCACATGAGAAACTGGCTCCAGTATTTCCCCCTGCGGCAGATTCACATCGTGGACGGAGACACGCTGATCCGTGACCCGCTGCCGGAGCTTCAGAGGGTGGAACGCTTCCTGGATCTGCCGCCTCGGATTCAGGCCTCCAACTTCTACTTTAACCAGACCAAAGGCTTCTACTGCATCCGCAGCGACGGTCACGAGAGGTGTCTGCACGAGTCCAAGGGACGGCCTCATCCCCCCGTCAACGGCACCGTGCTGCGCCAGCTGCGCTCCTACCTGCGCCAACATAATCGAGACTTTTACAGACTTATTGGACGAACCTTTAACTGGCACTAGCGGGACGGGCCAATCAAGGCTGAGGGAGCGATGTTATCAATCACTCCTCTGTGTCGACGTAAAGACACAAGTGTGACACATTGgtgattttctctctttctctttgtttgtttgatatTCTTGTACTTGATAATAAATCGTTCTGCTACCAAAACTCAGAATTTCTCTGCAGTTTGAACGATAAGTTTTTCACACTGGTGTTATTTTCAGAGAGTCTGTAGACGTGGTGAGGacgaacacaaaataaatccagAACGAGTGATCAGATCTCACAATTCTGTGGATTATTTCACAATAATGACCATCTGATTGTACAATAACCTCACAAATCAATTCAAGATTAACATGAACTATTGGTTAGTTGGTTGATTGATTTGATTGAATGATTTTTATGTGAGACCAAAAAGAGCACAAAATGAGACGGGAGACGTGAGACATTTGCCAGTTAAACGGTGTTTGACTGAAAGGGTGTTGTGTTGGGGTTAA comes from the Triplophysa rosa linkage group LG9, Trosa_1v2, whole genome shotgun sequence genome and includes:
- the hs3st1l1 gene encoding heparan sulfate (glucosamine) 3-O-sulfotransferase 1-like1, coding for MATFLSSVLLLVLRTYAAPPEYIQVWPGGWTPGPGEAGNETVTPSLVPPPGTANHAPHSIIIGVRKGGTRALLEMLDIHPEVAAAATEVHFFDWDENYVKGLEWYQEQMPYSYPHQITVEKTPGYFTSPAAPARIRAMNPSIKLLLILRDPTERVVSDYTQVYFNRLENRKPVQAIERMLVKNGALNTRYKAIQRSLYDVHMRNWLQYFPLRQIHIVDGDTLIRDPLPELQRVERFLDLPPRIQASNFYFNQTKGFYCIRSDGHERCLHESKGRPHPPVNGTVLRQLRSYLRQHNRDFYRLIGRTFNWH